The following coding sequences are from one Natrarchaeobius halalkaliphilus window:
- a CDS encoding VOC family protein, with protein MPGVHRFEHAELGVTDLEEATAFYTDVVGLIEIRDDGDCVYLGSGLDETFDIAIREGDTGIDHFAVRVADRDELERYKARLDDAGVDVKRDDGNEPGQTAGLRFDLPSGTRMELATVEDRRYQHSNEVHGDGRGGAAPMGVDHITLASHRVKDDATFLANHLDFSVSTAVTDDPDAEEWSGAFTRRGDYHHDVAFLPHPDPESTMHHISWEVKTVDHMKSFIDRINQHDVPLEFGIGRHYAGDNVFSYFQTPGGNRIELTAEMATVDPAADTEYLPFERALSAWGPVRPPESFQEDVS; from the coding sequence ATGCCTGGTGTCCATCGGTTTGAACACGCAGAGCTAGGAGTTACTGACCTCGAGGAGGCGACAGCGTTCTACACTGATGTCGTCGGCCTGATCGAAATACGCGACGACGGCGATTGCGTGTATCTTGGGTCGGGTCTGGACGAAACCTTCGACATCGCTATCCGCGAAGGCGACACGGGTATCGATCACTTCGCTGTCCGGGTGGCGGATCGGGACGAACTCGAGCGGTATAAGGCCCGTCTCGACGACGCGGGGGTCGACGTTAAACGCGACGACGGCAACGAACCCGGACAGACCGCCGGTCTCCGGTTCGATCTGCCCTCCGGGACGCGGATGGAACTCGCCACGGTTGAGGACCGGCGGTACCAGCACTCGAACGAAGTGCACGGAGACGGCCGCGGCGGCGCTGCGCCGATGGGAGTCGATCACATAACGCTCGCGAGCCACCGCGTCAAAGACGACGCGACGTTCCTCGCCAACCACCTCGATTTCAGCGTCTCCACCGCAGTAACGGACGACCCCGATGCCGAGGAGTGGAGCGGCGCGTTCACGCGACGGGGAGACTATCACCACGACGTTGCGTTCCTCCCGCATCCGGATCCCGAAAGCACCATGCACCACATCTCCTGGGAAGTGAAAACGGTCGATCACATGAAGTCGTTCATCGATCGGATCAATCAACACGACGTTCCGCTCGAGTTCGGTATCGGCCGACACTACGCCGGAGACAACGTATTTTCATATTTCCAGACACCCGGTGGAAACCGAATCGAACTCACTGCAGAGATGGCGACCGTCGATCCAGCCGCCGATACAGAGTACCTCCCCTTCGAGCGGGCGCTTTCGGCCTGGGGTCCGGTCAGACCGCCTGAATCGTTCCAGGAGGACGTTTCGTAG
- a CDS encoding quinone oxidoreductase family protein, producing MRAITYHETGGPDVLQVEEKTKPEPASDEVLVRVEATSVNQIDTLFRSGVDMFVPDQFPAVAGVDMAGVVEEIGSEVEGFTIGDRVLGAEFPGPTGANAEYVASSPAFLAPLPEEVSFEAGAGIGHVGITSWRSLVDHAALEPKETCLIHGGGGGLGPIAVQLADRIGGRVVTTSSSPDRRDELERLGAEVALDYRRDDLQEAFLEAAPGKANVIIDGHLNNYFEFDLEVLARFGRIVCIEFTGDEGGEASFSQFHTRLGNWKEARLHWVGAPNAPDVSDVLGRLAALVASGDVEVPIAKTYSFDEAADAHQAMIDSDYFGKLILEP from the coding sequence ATGCGTGCTATTACGTATCACGAAACCGGTGGACCGGATGTCCTCCAGGTTGAAGAGAAGACGAAACCCGAACCGGCTTCGGACGAGGTTTTGGTACGGGTAGAGGCGACGAGCGTCAATCAGATCGACACTCTATTCCGCAGTGGCGTGGACATGTTCGTTCCCGACCAATTTCCTGCGGTCGCGGGCGTCGACATGGCAGGCGTCGTCGAAGAAATCGGGTCCGAGGTTGAGGGATTCACGATCGGTGATAGGGTACTTGGTGCGGAGTTTCCCGGCCCGACGGGTGCCAACGCGGAGTACGTCGCTTCATCGCCGGCGTTTCTTGCGCCACTTCCCGAGGAAGTCAGCTTCGAGGCGGGTGCTGGAATCGGCCACGTGGGAATTACATCCTGGCGGTCGCTCGTTGATCATGCGGCTCTAGAGCCGAAAGAGACCTGTCTGATTCACGGCGGTGGCGGCGGACTCGGACCCATCGCTGTCCAGCTTGCTGATCGGATCGGCGGGCGTGTCGTCACCACGTCGTCGTCGCCGGACCGACGAGATGAACTCGAGAGACTTGGCGCGGAGGTCGCCCTCGACTATCGACGTGACGATCTCCAGGAAGCGTTTCTCGAGGCGGCACCAGGGAAGGCGAATGTCATAATCGACGGACACCTCAACAACTACTTCGAGTTCGACCTCGAAGTTCTGGCTCGATTCGGTCGCATCGTCTGTATTGAGTTCACGGGTGACGAAGGCGGAGAGGCGAGCTTTTCACAGTTCCATACGCGACTCGGCAACTGGAAGGAGGCCAGGCTTCACTGGGTTGGCGCTCCCAACGCACCGGACGTCTCTGACGTTCTCGGGCGCCTGGCGGCCCTCGTCGCGAGCGGAGATGTCGAGGTGCCTATCGCGAAGACGTACTCCTTCGACGAGGCCGCCGATGCGCACCAAGCGATGATCGACTCCGATTACTTCGGTAAACTGATCCTCGAACCATAA
- a CDS encoding amidohydrolase family protein has product MSGQGTRQLVDFGGHVHPTDPEAFAYYHDFIEENDGSPVCRDAKAVQRRYANSAVDYTVLSQPYFMGHGDADETATANDELLRIVEEFDEFFGLAAIPTAAGGEAAANELERSLEAGYHGGAIETKSDGIELIDDELESVFRVAEKHDAPLLVHPKLHDSLHEDVLDDTWRLNAIFGREVALCESICKVIHEGVLDRHPKLNLVYHHTGGNLAAMLDRVRLQLDDDLWPGLDDVVSYREFEETFETRIYVDTSGYDGSPSVLRRTLETLPSSHVLFGTDFPYETRTPETFEALITSVTETCSESDSKRILGANAFELLTNT; this is encoded by the coding sequence ATGTCAGGTCAAGGTACGCGGCAGCTCGTCGATTTCGGTGGGCACGTCCATCCGACCGATCCCGAAGCGTTCGCCTACTATCACGACTTCATCGAAGAGAACGACGGATCACCGGTCTGTCGAGACGCCAAAGCCGTTCAACGCCGGTACGCGAACTCCGCGGTCGACTACACGGTGCTATCACAGCCGTACTTCATGGGACACGGAGACGCCGACGAAACCGCTACGGCCAATGATGAGTTGCTTCGCATCGTCGAAGAGTTCGACGAGTTCTTCGGACTCGCTGCGATCCCGACCGCGGCCGGCGGCGAGGCAGCCGCAAACGAACTCGAGCGGTCGCTCGAGGCCGGCTACCACGGCGGTGCGATCGAGACGAAATCCGACGGAATCGAGTTGATTGACGACGAACTCGAATCGGTGTTTCGAGTCGCCGAAAAGCACGATGCACCGCTTCTAGTGCACCCGAAGTTGCACGACTCCCTACACGAGGACGTCCTCGACGATACGTGGCGGTTGAACGCGATTTTCGGCCGAGAGGTGGCGCTCTGTGAGAGTATCTGCAAGGTGATCCACGAGGGCGTTCTCGATCGCCATCCCAAGTTGAATCTCGTCTACCACCACACGGGAGGAAATCTGGCGGCGATGCTCGATCGCGTTCGCCTGCAGTTGGACGACGACCTGTGGCCGGGTCTCGACGACGTGGTCTCCTATCGGGAGTTCGAAGAGACGTTCGAAACGCGAATCTACGTCGACACGTCCGGCTACGACGGCTCCCCGTCCGTGCTCCGACGGACGCTCGAAACGTTGCCGTCGAGTCATGTGCTGTTCGGGACGGACTTCCCGTACGAGACCCGAACGCCCGAAACGTTCGAGGCGCTCATAACGAGTGTCACTGAGACGTGCTCGGAGTCGGATTCGAAGCGGATCCTCGGCGCAAATGCGTTCGAATTACTCACAAATACGTGA
- a CDS encoding ABC transporter permease, which yields MCAQLLSKRKLTQYRKQLNGTHARVGGILFGLLAWFVLASVFPANLMPYPFETLVLTAELIQSGAAFSHLFVTLWRTLLGFLGAFILGGTIGVLMGVSNYGEKFFVPYIVIGLSIPAIAWAAISTLSLGLSPMAPVVATIATTFPFIAINVWKGVQNIRTDLLKMSSAFGVSNPRLLRRVILPNTAPALFSASRFGLAISWKIVTIAEIFASSSGVGYMLIRAYESYQYELAWAWAVLFMIVILLIEYGVFRQLEKRAYAYRSATDVVGVA from the coding sequence ATGTGTGCGCAACTCCTCTCCAAACGCAAGCTGACGCAGTACCGAAAACAGTTGAACGGGACGCACGCGCGAGTGGGTGGAATCCTGTTCGGACTACTCGCGTGGTTCGTACTCGCATCAGTATTCCCCGCCAATCTGATGCCCTACCCGTTCGAAACGCTCGTGTTAACGGCCGAGTTGATCCAGTCCGGTGCTGCGTTCTCTCACCTGTTCGTCACCCTGTGGAGAACGCTGCTCGGATTCCTGGGCGCGTTCATTCTCGGTGGTACGATCGGCGTGTTGATGGGCGTCTCCAACTATGGGGAGAAGTTCTTCGTACCGTACATCGTAATCGGACTCTCTATTCCCGCCATCGCCTGGGCCGCGATCTCGACGCTCTCGCTTGGGCTGTCGCCGATGGCACCGGTCGTCGCGACGATCGCAACGACCTTCCCATTCATCGCGATCAACGTCTGGAAAGGCGTCCAGAATATCCGAACCGACCTCCTCAAGATGAGTTCAGCTTTCGGCGTATCGAACCCCCGCCTGCTCCGCAGAGTAATCCTCCCGAACACCGCACCCGCGCTGTTCTCGGCGTCTCGGTTCGGACTTGCGATCTCCTGGAAAATCGTCACGATCGCGGAAATCTTCGCCTCGAGCAGCGGCGTCGGCTACATGCTCATTCGGGCGTACGAAAGCTACCAGTACGAACTCGCGTGGGCGTGGGCGGTGCTGTTCATGATCGTTATTCTACTCATCGAGTACGGCGTATTCCGCCAGCTCGAAAAGCGGGCTTACGCGTACCGCTCGGCGACCGACGTCGTCGGGGTTGCGTAG
- a CDS encoding ABC transporter permease, protein MSENDTPSEMGALGTIRRLVVANNKFIFVQSILSFLVIWHVLANTFGMADTISSPSLVASSLYELLLTDDWYYHVYVTLRRSLYGFVFTIVVGTALGVAMGISPFFEKAFRDYVIVGLALPTLFAAVFSAMWFGLSDVTPMVAGALIAFPFITQNVYEGVKDVDQELVRMAHSFSVSRRRVLSRIVLRSIMPEWFSGARYSFAICWKVTTLTELIIAQNGIGYMIARQMSVLSLTGVITWTVLFMVIILVLEYGVFQQTEKIVFAWREKPVVDL, encoded by the coding sequence ATGTCGGAAAACGATACCCCCTCAGAAATGGGCGCGCTCGGTACGATTCGGCGACTGGTAGTGGCGAACAACAAGTTCATCTTCGTCCAGTCGATCCTCTCGTTCCTCGTCATCTGGCACGTGCTTGCCAACACGTTCGGCATGGCCGACACGATATCATCGCCGTCGCTCGTCGCGTCCTCGTTGTACGAGTTGCTGTTAACCGACGACTGGTACTACCACGTTTACGTCACGCTTCGTCGATCGTTGTACGGATTCGTCTTCACGATCGTCGTCGGAACCGCACTCGGCGTCGCGATGGGGATCAGCCCCTTCTTCGAGAAGGCGTTCAGGGATTACGTCATCGTGGGGCTGGCACTTCCGACGCTGTTTGCCGCGGTGTTTTCGGCGATGTGGTTCGGTCTCAGCGACGTGACGCCGATGGTCGCGGGTGCACTGATTGCATTCCCGTTCATCACGCAAAACGTCTACGAGGGCGTGAAAGACGTCGATCAGGAGCTAGTTCGGATGGCACACTCGTTTTCGGTCTCGAGGCGGCGAGTGCTGTCTCGGATCGTGTTGCGATCGATCATGCCGGAGTGGTTTTCCGGCGCCAGATACTCGTTCGCGATCTGCTGGAAAGTGACGACGCTGACCGAACTGATCATCGCACAAAACGGGATCGGATACATGATCGCGCGGCAGATGTCTGTCCTCTCGTTGACCGGCGTGATCACGTGGACCGTGCTGTTCATGGTCATCATTCTGGTTCTGGAGTACGGCGTCTTCCAGCAGACTGAGAAGATAGTGTTCGCCTGGCGAGAGAAACCGGTGGTGGATCTATGA
- a CDS encoding ABC transporter ATP-binding protein, producing the protein MNSEQHSTSGDVGTTPSSSSIHVEGLAKEYETRNGIEQVFDDVSFTINEGSFVTLIGRSGSGKSTLLSIVSGIQEATKGRVRFESSSGDDITLGHVFQEPRLLPWNTCVQNIEFVHEDNDSFSEELAKEYLDLVGLDGQYDKFPTQLSGGQQQRVGIARALSIDPEILLMDEPFSNLDEITAAELRKELISIWSDLGKTVFFVTHDITEAVELSDRILMLGDGEIYSDISVDLERPRTVDSEEFLTFQQHAIEEFHAIKKTAGADAY; encoded by the coding sequence ATGAACTCCGAGCAACACTCCACCTCCGGCGACGTCGGTACGACGCCGTCGTCGTCGTCGATCCACGTCGAAGGACTGGCGAAGGAATACGAGACGAGAAACGGTATCGAACAGGTGTTCGACGACGTTTCGTTCACGATAAACGAGGGAAGCTTCGTGACGCTCATCGGTCGATCGGGGAGCGGAAAGTCGACGCTCCTTTCGATCGTCAGCGGTATCCAAGAGGCGACCAAAGGCCGTGTGCGGTTCGAATCGTCGAGCGGGGACGACATCACCCTCGGACACGTGTTCCAGGAGCCGCGTCTGTTACCCTGGAATACGTGCGTGCAAAATATCGAGTTCGTCCACGAGGACAACGATTCGTTCTCGGAGGAACTCGCGAAGGAGTATCTCGATCTCGTCGGACTGGACGGACAGTACGACAAGTTCCCGACGCAGTTGTCCGGCGGTCAGCAACAGCGAGTCGGAATCGCACGCGCGCTCAGCATCGATCCCGAAATTCTGCTGATGGACGAGCCGTTCAGCAACCTCGACGAGATTACGGCGGCCGAGTTGAGAAAGGAGTTGATCAGCATCTGGTCCGATCTCGGAAAGACCGTCTTCTTCGTTACACACGACATCACCGAGGCGGTCGAACTCTCTGACCGAATACTGATGCTGGGCGACGGCGAGATCTACAGCGACATCTCGGTCGACCTCGAGCGGCCGCGTACCGTCGACTCCGAGGAGTTTCTCACGTTTCAGCAACACGCGATCGAAGAGTTCCACGCGATCAAAAAGACGGCGGGTGCCGACGCGTACTAG
- a CDS encoding APC family permease yields the protein MSKADTEKLATIGLLGAVAWIIGLNLSSSLWVIPAVAVNITGTSAVTSMLIVVIPVLLILPAYFVLVRSEPTNLGHFKYPARYLSDNTHLNQFLTTAGTFSFFATVSMFALPLAAITAGDFLNTVHSPIPPITYAVAVLALAYVTNALGVRIVGMVEIFFITLLFVAVLLLTVGGVQHMEPANFAEFFAGDTATYIATWPLVFTLAGGALFAIDLGSDIRDGSRNVPIVLVLGILGVMILSAMITLVVAGTIPHDELAGETVAYVASQILSGPAFVFTAIFGALFASFSTLVAAMTLTGRYLAEPSQFNVYPKSLATENRFGEPMYALTISFVIAIVFLFLGLPFQMLIAGFTFSFLFLYSLVTISGIRYVKRYSDQVERNGANRSFFTSPKAVTWGGFIALPIYAVFFVFLALENPVAFGAWFATLLIGGVYYLVRSRMTGEMPAAVDFA from the coding sequence ATGTCAAAGGCTGACACAGAGAAATTAGCAACGATAGGACTATTGGGTGCCGTAGCGTGGATTATCGGACTTAATCTTAGTAGTTCGCTTTGGGTGATTCCAGCAGTAGCAGTGAACATCACGGGCACGTCAGCAGTGACATCAATGTTGATCGTTGTTATACCGGTTCTACTGATTCTTCCGGCCTATTTCGTATTGGTGAGATCCGAGCCGACCAATCTCGGTCACTTCAAGTATCCCGCGCGCTATTTGAGCGACAATACCCACCTCAACCAGTTCCTGACTACGGCAGGAACGTTCAGCTTCTTCGCCACCGTATCGATGTTCGCACTTCCACTCGCGGCGATAACTGCCGGCGATTTCCTGAATACGGTCCATTCGCCGATTCCTCCAATAACCTATGCGGTAGCTGTCCTCGCCCTAGCGTACGTGACTAATGCGCTTGGCGTTCGGATCGTCGGCATGGTCGAGATTTTTTTCATCACGCTTCTGTTCGTTGCGGTCCTGCTGCTGACAGTTGGTGGGGTACAGCATATGGAACCAGCTAATTTCGCTGAGTTCTTCGCAGGCGATACGGCCACGTACATCGCGACGTGGCCCCTCGTGTTCACCCTCGCTGGTGGTGCACTTTTCGCAATTGATCTTGGCTCCGACATTCGTGACGGCTCTCGGAACGTCCCCATCGTGTTGGTTCTCGGTATCCTGGGAGTGATGATCTTAAGCGCGATGATAACGCTGGTCGTAGCTGGGACGATTCCGCACGACGAACTCGCTGGCGAGACAGTGGCCTACGTCGCGTCGCAGATCTTGAGCGGCCCGGCGTTCGTGTTCACCGCGATTTTCGGGGCGCTGTTCGCGTCGTTCTCGACCCTCGTCGCCGCGATGACTCTCACGGGGCGGTATTTGGCGGAACCCTCCCAGTTCAACGTGTATCCCAAATCTCTCGCAACAGAGAACCGGTTCGGAGAACCGATGTACGCGCTGACGATCTCGTTCGTGATTGCGATAGTGTTCCTGTTCCTCGGATTGCCGTTCCAGATGCTGATCGCCGGCTTCACCTTCTCGTTCCTCTTCCTCTACTCGCTGGTGACGATCTCGGGTATCCGGTACGTCAAGAGATACTCGGATCAGGTCGAACGAAATGGCGCGAACAGGTCGTTCTTCACCAGTCCGAAGGCCGTGACCTGGGGGGGTTTCATCGCCCTCCCGATCTACGCCGTGTTCTTCGTCTTCTTGGCTCTCGAGAACCCGGTCGCATTCGGTGCGTGGTTCGCTACCTTGCTCATCGGCGGCGTGTACTACCTGGTGAGGAGTCGGATGACGGGAGAGATGCCCGCCGCGGTCGACTTCGCGTAG
- a CDS encoding fumarylacetoacetate hydrolase family protein, whose translation MLTVRFRSDGTVNTGTVDGHRITTDDATHRIGKVEILPPSEPTKIIAVGKNYRDHVRAILGEVEKEEFPMLFFKPPSSIVGHGDDVIAPESSHFLDYEAELGVVIGERCSSVSEANALEYVEGYTCVNDVTARDWQHTEEQWARAKGFDTFCPIGPVVQTELQESLDITCRVNGEVRQSSNTDELLFSIPELVAEISGHFTLLPGDVIATGTPAGTSAETIPMKEWSDRAGEGALEPGDTVEVEIETIGTLENQVRSP comes from the coding sequence ATGCTCACTGTCCGATTTCGTTCCGATGGAACGGTGAATACGGGAACCGTCGATGGCCATCGAATCACGACCGACGACGCTACCCATCGGATCGGCAAAGTCGAGATTCTTCCGCCGTCCGAACCGACGAAGATCATCGCGGTCGGGAAGAACTACCGCGACCACGTCCGTGCGATCCTCGGTGAAGTCGAGAAGGAGGAGTTCCCGATGCTCTTTTTCAAACCGCCGTCGTCAATAGTTGGACACGGTGACGACGTGATCGCTCCCGAGTCGTCTCACTTCCTCGATTACGAGGCCGAACTGGGCGTCGTTATCGGGGAACGTTGTTCGTCAGTCTCGGAGGCTAACGCCCTGGAGTACGTCGAGGGCTACACGTGCGTCAACGACGTCACCGCACGCGACTGGCAACACACGGAAGAGCAATGGGCGCGGGCGAAAGGGTTCGATACGTTCTGTCCGATCGGCCCCGTCGTTCAGACCGAACTCCAGGAATCGCTAGACATCACCTGTCGAGTCAACGGCGAGGTGAGACAGTCTTCGAACACCGACGAGCTCCTCTTTTCGATTCCCGAACTCGTCGCTGAGATCTCGGGTCACTTTACACTGCTTCCGGGTGACGTCATCGCAACCGGTACCCCAGCCGGGACGAGCGCCGAAACGATTCCGATGAAGGAGTGGTCCGACCGGGCCGGCGAGGGCGCGCTCGAGCCGGGAGATACGGTCGAGGTCGAGATCGAAACGATCGGAACGCTCGAAAATCAGGTTCGGTCTCCTTGA
- a CDS encoding cysteine hydrolase family protein, translating into MLRRHSSNDVSRLLGGETITEVCVESTVRSAFDRNYRVTVLSDCTAFADLEARERSLDRIDAKFGSVVASTEVSPEEVFLSDGIVCRVT; encoded by the coding sequence GTGCTCAGACGCCACTCGAGCAACGACGTCTCGCGACTGCTCGGCGGCGAGACCATCACTGAGGTCTGCGTCGAGTCGACCGTCCGGTCGGCGTTCGATCGGAATTATCGGGTGACCGTGCTTTCGGACTGCACCGCTTTCGCTGATCTCGAGGCACGCGAACGGAGTCTCGACCGTATCGACGCGAAGTTCGGTAGCGTGGTGGCCTCGACTGAGGTTTCGCCCGAGGAAGTGTTCTTAAGCGACGGTATCGTTTGTCGAGTAACGTAA
- a CDS encoding NADH dehydrogenase subunit: protein MAVNTSIELDPRKIPDRLYEAGVAGAGGAGFPSGAKWEQLEDVHSLLVNHQESEPNYYSDVWLGTEHAAELAAFFDAMLEADLFERIVVGTKQKYRDEWTKEFETACDADVYLEDELPPDLDGETGIIFAYTGETYDFSEEQVLLMMAAGERIGRDLPTDHGWIVHNTETLWNIYNALAENTPVTRKYVHVGGDTPAHRCLDVPVGTTAADLLEAADLPEDALPSDAVLADGGPGWSYAIDESPVAFGTRKRTNAILVLDEATVEAHTEQEDRINVLEERDWNDRDHETQPSVLEPETVSIPLITNAAYEGLVTPGDPVVEPGDRVSTGDVVARRTEDEISNNHHASIDGTVVDVTETHVVLERE, encoded by the coding sequence ATGGCAGTGAACACCTCGATCGAGCTCGATCCTCGAAAGATTCCGGATCGACTGTACGAAGCTGGAGTCGCCGGTGCTGGCGGTGCGGGTTTCCCATCCGGGGCGAAATGGGAGCAACTGGAGGACGTCCACTCACTCCTCGTCAACCACCAAGAAAGCGAGCCGAACTACTACTCGGACGTCTGGCTCGGAACGGAACACGCAGCGGAGCTCGCAGCGTTTTTCGACGCGATGCTCGAGGCCGATCTGTTCGAGCGCATCGTCGTCGGGACGAAACAGAAGTACCGAGACGAATGGACGAAAGAGTTCGAGACGGCCTGTGACGCGGACGTCTACCTCGAGGACGAACTACCGCCGGATCTCGACGGAGAAACGGGGATCATCTTCGCGTACACCGGAGAGACCTACGACTTCAGCGAAGAGCAGGTGTTGTTGATGATGGCGGCGGGCGAACGGATCGGCCGGGATCTCCCGACGGATCACGGCTGGATCGTTCACAATACCGAAACGCTGTGGAATATCTACAACGCGCTCGCTGAGAACACTCCGGTCACTCGAAAATACGTTCACGTCGGAGGCGATACGCCAGCGCACCGCTGTCTGGACGTTCCGGTCGGAACGACAGCTGCTGATCTTCTGGAGGCGGCCGACCTCCCCGAGGACGCGCTTCCGAGCGATGCCGTTCTCGCGGACGGTGGACCGGGCTGGAGTTACGCGATCGACGAGTCTCCAGTTGCGTTCGGTACCCGAAAGCGAACGAACGCGATACTCGTTCTCGACGAGGCCACCGTCGAGGCACACACGGAACAAGAAGACCGGATCAACGTGCTCGAGGAACGTGACTGGAACGACCGTGACCACGAAACACAGCCGTCGGTCCTCGAACCCGAGACGGTTTCCATCCCGCTGATCACCAACGCCGCCTACGAGGGACTGGTAACCCCAGGCGATCCAGTCGTCGAGCCCGGTGATCGTGTTTCCACCGGCGACGTCGTCGCCAGGAGAACAGAAGACGAGATCAGCAACAATCATCACGCGTCCATCGACGGAACCGTCGTCGACGTCACCGAGACTCACGTCGTTCTCGAGCGAGAGTGA
- a CDS encoding acyl-CoA dehydrogenase family protein: MYSLTDEQRLIFSECRRIATEEFAPRAFTWDDEPPTENVELLADLELVGLNYPIELGGGGLSEFEVCLQIEAIGRICPDTAQSVYRRSMIAPRVIEMFGSESLKEEYITDVTAGERSISVAISEPQAGSDVQNIGTQLVEDGDGYLLTGEKTWITQGESADSLVVWTRLPDSNMGVVVVDTDQAGVARETDYTNMAGDTQTHFTFSEVSVPESHVVVSGKSGFKRMLRALNWERCASAMGCIAIALCAFDTAVEYAKTREQFGQSISEFQGLRWKFADMAMQIQLGRTMVYNTVITAVENECPPNRLQSSIAALYATEVCNNVVDEALQIHGANGYQQGHPLEYLYRLVRGKRIAAGTDEMLRNTIADAVLDEGLADLPDLMN; the protein is encoded by the coding sequence ATGTACTCGCTCACAGATGAGCAACGATTGATCTTCTCTGAGTGTCGTCGGATCGCGACCGAAGAATTTGCTCCGCGCGCGTTCACGTGGGACGACGAACCGCCGACGGAGAACGTCGAACTACTCGCAGACCTTGAACTCGTCGGTCTCAATTATCCGATCGAGCTCGGGGGTGGGGGACTGTCGGAATTCGAGGTCTGTCTCCAGATCGAGGCGATCGGCCGAATCTGTCCGGACACCGCACAGAGCGTCTATCGCCGGTCGATGATCGCCCCCCGGGTAATCGAAATGTTCGGCTCCGAGTCGCTCAAAGAGGAGTACATTACGGATGTAACCGCTGGAGAGCGATCGATCAGCGTTGCAATAAGTGAACCGCAGGCCGGAAGCGACGTTCAGAATATCGGAACGCAACTCGTCGAAGACGGGGACGGCTATCTCTTGACCGGTGAGAAAACCTGGATCACTCAGGGAGAAAGTGCGGATTCACTCGTCGTCTGGACGAGGCTTCCCGACTCGAACATGGGCGTTGTCGTCGTTGATACCGATCAGGCCGGCGTCGCACGGGAAACCGATTACACCAACATGGCCGGCGACACGCAGACACACTTCACCTTTAGTGAGGTTTCCGTCCCGGAATCACACGTTGTCGTTAGTGGGAAGAGCGGGTTCAAGCGTATGCTCCGCGCGCTCAACTGGGAGCGATGTGCCTCTGCGATGGGTTGTATCGCCATCGCGCTGTGTGCCTTCGATACCGCGGTCGAGTATGCGAAGACACGTGAACAGTTCGGCCAGTCCATTTCTGAGTTCCAGGGACTTCGGTGGAAGTTCGCGGATATGGCGATGCAGATTCAGCTCGGACGAACGATGGTCTACAATACCGTTATCACCGCCGTAGAAAACGAGTGTCCGCCGAATCGACTGCAATCGTCAATCGCAGCGCTATATGCGACGGAGGTCTGCAACAACGTTGTCGACGAAGCACTTCAGATACACGGTGCCAACGGATATCAGCAGGGACATCCACTCGAGTACCTCTATCGGTTAGTTCGAGGGAAACGAATCGCGGCTGGAACCGACGAGATGCTCCGAAATACCATTGCGGATGCGGTGTTGGACGAGGGACTGGCCGATCTTCCCGATCTGATGAACTGA